One window of the Posidoniimonas polymericola genome contains the following:
- a CDS encoding efflux RND transporter periplasmic adaptor subunit codes for MTNWLSKLFFLVVGLAVVGGLAFAFMPEPVDVDMATIGRGSLLVTVDEDGKTRIREKYVVSTPLSGRLLRIDLDPGDSVTADQTVLAVVEPRDPELLDARAIAQAEAREQAAAASLKRVEPVLEQARLRQAQAERDLERYRKLLDSKGVTREEFEKIETSYRAASEELRASRYSQEIAEFELEQAKAALLRTRPSDNPEADDASDNGWNFAIRSPIDGRVLRVFQESAAVVTAGASLLELGDPTDLEVEIDVLSSDAVRIEPGARVLLEHWGGESPLEGRVRLVEPAGFTKISTLGVEEQRVNVIVDLVDPPAARQQLGDGFRVEARIVTASAGDALIVPTSALFRSAGEWVVFKIEEGRARQTRVSVGKQNDLQAEVLEGLAESDRVILHPSDRVRDGSEVRSRTGG; via the coding sequence ATGACCAACTGGCTCAGCAAACTGTTCTTCCTCGTCGTCGGCTTGGCGGTCGTCGGGGGGTTGGCGTTTGCGTTCATGCCGGAGCCGGTGGACGTCGACATGGCGACTATCGGGCGAGGGTCGCTGTTGGTCACCGTCGACGAGGACGGCAAGACCCGCATCCGGGAGAAGTACGTGGTGAGCACGCCGCTGTCGGGGCGGCTGCTGCGGATCGACCTCGACCCGGGCGACTCGGTCACCGCCGACCAGACCGTGCTGGCGGTGGTCGAGCCGCGTGACCCGGAATTACTCGACGCCCGCGCGATCGCCCAGGCCGAGGCCCGGGAGCAGGCGGCCGCGGCGTCGCTCAAGCGGGTCGAGCCGGTGCTCGAGCAGGCCCGGCTGCGGCAGGCGCAGGCCGAACGCGACCTCGAGCGGTACCGCAAGCTGCTCGACTCGAAGGGGGTGACCCGCGAAGAGTTCGAGAAGATTGAGACCTCCTACCGAGCCGCCAGCGAGGAGCTGCGGGCGTCGCGCTACTCGCAGGAGATTGCGGAGTTCGAGCTTGAGCAGGCGAAGGCCGCCCTGCTCCGCACGCGTCCGAGCGACAACCCCGAGGCCGACGACGCGTCCGACAACGGCTGGAACTTCGCCATCCGCTCGCCGATCGACGGGCGGGTGCTGCGGGTGTTCCAGGAGAGCGCCGCCGTGGTCACGGCCGGCGCGTCGCTCCTCGAGCTTGGCGACCCGACCGACCTGGAGGTCGAAATCGATGTCCTGTCGAGCGACGCGGTGCGGATCGAGCCCGGCGCGCGGGTGCTGCTCGAGCACTGGGGCGGCGAGTCCCCGCTCGAGGGCCGGGTGCGGCTGGTCGAGCCGGCCGGCTTTACCAAGATCTCGACCCTCGGCGTCGAAGAACAACGGGTGAACGTGATTGTCGACCTGGTCGACCCGCCGGCGGCCCGCCAGCAATTGGGCGACGGCTTCCGCGTCGAGGCCCGCATCGTCACGGCCAGCGCCGGGGACGCCCTGATCGTGCCGACCAGCGCGCTGTTCCGCTCGGCCGGCGAGTGGGTGGTGTTCAAGATCGAGGAGGGCCGGGCCCGCCAGACGCGGGTGTCGGTCGGCAAGCAGAACGACCTGCAGGCCGAGGTGCTGGAGGGCCTGGCGGAGTCGGACCGGGTGATCCTGCACCCCAGCGACCGCGTGCGGGACGGGTCGGAAGTCCGCTCGAGGACCGGCGGTTAG
- a CDS encoding ABC transporter permease: MISALDRKLIRDLAGMWGQALMIALVVSAGVATFINSRTMLYSLETTRASFYDRYYFADVFAAVKRAPEAIRQRAAAIPGVARVETRVVEMVNLDVPGMDEPAVGQLISMPVSGEPSLNRVYLRRGRRLEPNRDDEILASEKFTEANGLTVGDSVTAIINGRKKELRIVGVVLSPEYVFQVKPGDIVPDPEHFGVFWMNREALEMAFDMEGAFNDLSIGLMRGAQAREVIFRLDQLLEPYGGLGAYGREDQLSHMLLESDIQGLKTTGLVAPSIFLAVAAFLLNVVLARLLALQREQIAALKAFGYSNVAIGWHYLKFVMAIIAVGSVIGIFGGWFLGHTFTVMIAELYQYPELVIRVRPSVIATAVSVAAGAALIGAVGAVSRAVRVPPAEAMRPEPPASFGPTLLERLGLGRLLPSSARMVLRQIERRPLKSALSIVAIALSVAIIVVGQFIQDSMDYTLDHQFFRVQRYDITVNTLEAGSTDILHDLRHVPGVIRAEPVRMVAARLRHGPRSRRVALMGLPQGGTLYRMADSSGAMYQPPPGGVTLSASLARRLGIEVGQTVRIETLEGKRPTADLPVVSLMEDLQGLNAYMDLRALNALMRQGPRVTGAYLLTDPALEQQTYATLKDTPKLTGVTLKSSAIESFQDTLAKNLGTMKKINLFFACVIAVGVVYNSARIAQSERSRELATLRVVGFTRGEISAILLGELGLLTLLAMPLGWMMGYGFATALNLMMNQMEAFRFPLVVERSTYGIASGVVLTAATLSGLLVRRSLDHLDLIAVLKARD; encoded by the coding sequence ATGATCTCCGCCCTCGACCGCAAGCTGATCCGCGACCTCGCTGGCATGTGGGGCCAGGCGTTGATGATCGCGCTGGTCGTGTCCGCCGGCGTGGCGACCTTCATCAACTCGCGGACCATGCTGTACTCGCTCGAGACCACCCGGGCGAGCTTCTACGACCGCTACTACTTCGCCGACGTCTTCGCCGCGGTGAAGCGCGCGCCGGAGGCAATCCGCCAGCGCGCCGCCGCCATCCCCGGCGTCGCCCGCGTCGAGACCCGCGTCGTTGAGATGGTCAACCTCGACGTGCCCGGCATGGACGAGCCGGCCGTGGGCCAGCTGATCTCGATGCCGGTCTCCGGCGAGCCGAGCCTCAACCGCGTCTACCTGCGGCGCGGCCGGCGGCTCGAGCCGAACCGCGACGACGAGATCCTCGCCAGCGAGAAGTTCACCGAGGCCAACGGCCTGACCGTGGGCGACTCGGTCACCGCTATCATCAACGGCCGCAAGAAGGAGCTGCGGATCGTCGGCGTGGTGCTGTCGCCCGAGTACGTGTTCCAGGTCAAGCCGGGCGACATTGTGCCCGACCCCGAGCACTTCGGCGTGTTCTGGATGAACCGCGAGGCGCTCGAGATGGCGTTCGATATGGAGGGCGCGTTCAATGATCTGTCGATCGGGCTGATGCGCGGCGCCCAGGCCCGTGAGGTGATCTTCCGCCTGGACCAGCTGCTGGAGCCGTACGGCGGGCTCGGCGCGTACGGACGCGAGGACCAGCTGTCGCACATGCTCCTGGAGAGCGACATCCAAGGTCTCAAGACCACCGGGCTGGTGGCGCCGTCGATCTTCCTGGCGGTCGCCGCGTTCCTGCTGAACGTGGTGCTGGCGCGGCTGCTGGCGCTGCAGCGTGAGCAGATCGCCGCCCTCAAGGCGTTCGGCTACAGCAACGTGGCGATTGGCTGGCACTACCTGAAGTTCGTGATGGCGATCATCGCGGTCGGCTCGGTGATCGGCATATTCGGCGGTTGGTTCCTCGGGCACACCTTCACGGTCATGATCGCCGAGTTGTACCAGTACCCCGAGCTGGTGATCCGCGTGCGGCCGTCGGTCATCGCCACGGCGGTCTCGGTGGCGGCGGGCGCGGCGCTGATTGGCGCCGTCGGCGCTGTGAGCCGCGCGGTCCGCGTGCCGCCGGCCGAGGCGATGCGGCCCGAGCCGCCCGCCAGCTTCGGGCCCACGCTGCTCGAGCGGCTCGGCCTGGGCAGGCTGCTGCCGAGCTCCGCCCGGATGGTCTTGCGGCAAATCGAGCGGCGGCCGCTGAAGAGCGCGCTATCGATCGTGGCGATCGCCCTGTCGGTGGCGATCATCGTCGTGGGGCAGTTTATCCAGGACTCGATGGACTACACGCTCGACCACCAATTCTTCCGCGTGCAGCGGTACGACATCACCGTCAACACGCTTGAGGCCGGCTCAACCGACATCCTGCACGACCTGCGGCACGTGCCGGGCGTGATCCGGGCCGAGCCGGTGCGGATGGTGGCCGCGCGGCTGCGGCACGGCCCCCGCAGTCGCCGCGTCGCGCTGATGGGGCTGCCGCAGGGGGGCACGCTGTACCGCATGGCGGACTCGTCCGGCGCGATGTACCAGCCGCCCCCCGGCGGCGTGACGCTGTCGGCCTCGTTGGCCCGACGGCTGGGCATCGAGGTCGGCCAGACGGTCCGCATCGAGACCCTCGAGGGCAAACGCCCCACGGCCGACCTGCCGGTGGTCTCGCTGATGGAGGACCTGCAGGGCCTCAATGCGTACATGGACCTCCGCGCTCTCAACGCCCTGATGCGGCAGGGCCCGCGGGTGACCGGCGCGTACCTGCTGACCGACCCGGCCCTGGAGCAGCAGACCTACGCCACCTTGAAGGACACCCCTAAGCTGACCGGGGTGACGCTCAAGTCGAGCGCGATCGAGAGTTTCCAGGACACGCTCGCCAAGAACCTCGGCACGATGAAGAAGATCAACCTGTTCTTCGCGTGCGTGATCGCGGTCGGCGTGGTGTACAACAGCGCGCGGATCGCCCAGAGCGAGCGGAGCCGCGAGCTGGCCACCCTCCGCGTCGTGGGCTTCACACGCGGCGAGATCTCGGCGATCCTGCTAGGCGAGCTCGGCCTGCTGACGCTGCTCGCCATGCCGCTCGGCTGGATGATGGGCTACGGCTTCGCCACGGCGCTCAACCTGATGATGAACCAGATGGAGGCCTTCCGCTTCCCGCTGGTCGTGGAGCGGTCGACCTACGGAATCGCGTCGGGCGTGGTGCTGACCGCGGCGACCCTGTCGGGGCTCTTGGTGCGACGGAGTTTGGACCACTTGGATTTGATCGCGGTGTTGAAGGCGCGGGACTAG
- a CDS encoding class I SAM-dependent methyltransferase yields the protein MRLAPIELAHPACRLPKRVVSLLDDADTRIERLQFEHRDRPIAAFVPCDFVEAYRVLAYLSEINLAPGHRVLEWGSGAGVVTCLAGMLGFDAIGIEVEEPLVALSESLAEDFEIDVEFVCGSFVPDGYEDEIDEQRDINWLRTDARSAYEELDLDPDDFDIIFAYPWPGEEQIVFDLFRRRAAEGALLLTYHGQDGMQLHRRVR from the coding sequence GTGCGACTGGCCCCGATTGAACTCGCCCACCCCGCTTGCCGGCTGCCGAAGCGGGTGGTGTCGCTGCTGGACGACGCCGACACACGGATCGAGCGGCTGCAGTTCGAGCACCGCGACCGGCCGATCGCCGCCTTCGTGCCGTGCGACTTTGTCGAGGCCTACCGCGTGCTCGCCTACCTGTCAGAGATCAACCTCGCCCCGGGGCACCGCGTGCTGGAGTGGGGCAGCGGAGCCGGCGTCGTGACCTGCCTGGCCGGCATGCTGGGCTTCGACGCCATCGGCATCGAGGTCGAGGAGCCGCTGGTCGCGCTGTCGGAGTCGCTGGCCGAGGACTTCGAGATCGACGTCGAGTTCGTCTGCGGCAGCTTTGTGCCCGACGGCTACGAGGACGAGATCGACGAGCAACGCGACATCAACTGGCTCCGCACCGACGCCCGCAGCGCCTACGAAGAGCTCGACCTCGACCCCGACGACTTCGACATCATCTTCGCGTACCCCTGGCCGGGCGAGGAGCAGATCGTGTTCGACCTGTTCCGCCGCCGCGCCGCCGAGGGCGCCCTGCTGCTGACCTACCACGGGCAGGACGGCATGCAGCTGCACCGCCGGGTGCGTTGA